A genomic region of Arachis stenosperma cultivar V10309 chromosome 9, arast.V10309.gnm1.PFL2, whole genome shotgun sequence contains the following coding sequences:
- the LOC130947772 gene encoding uncharacterized protein LOC130947772 isoform X2 has protein sequence MPSNKRLKVTASTTEKSSLAVPPSRSSAQPIPSSCGDLCPVLPARKDPHSSLPTPGDARPLTLVFESGVHHPLGSSSVPCHESINSDDDAESFDEHVATISCGSRKNNDYWKVNVIDQHNVIEEAKLKVDDVLSLPAGRKVILTCNEHLQPIGDAGGLLSGFLGILGSDYKKFPIYLLSWRKVPRKDDVYNDIIKRKFHFVDVENKIKRYMLKNLGKVWKDTRHRLFHQFYDHTLSIEENIARRPSRIDENHWRWFIDYRLSKKTREICKKNAENRKKQLFTHTGGSKSIARRKDEEERQCGRRISRGEMWTIVHKRKDGSYIHNEAQVIGEKITSIERDDASSKALSQNDSLFQALGKEHLGRVRGVGSGPCPTQLFGQSTHQLGRMSSSVNHDIQVEMNVIKSQLEASRLQVQNLETEMKQEKLRRQALEKAVKFLIELQGSNLPPEIASVMNAFDSDKVNGPVSPGARPSSSASHDAQNHESDND, from the exons ATGCCTAGTAATAAACGTTTGAAAGTTACAGCATCCACTACAGAGAAATCAAGCCTAGCTGTTCCACCATCGCGTAGCAGTGCCCAACCTATTCCATCATCCTGCGGTGATCTTTGTCCAGTACTTCCAGCCCGGAAGGATCCTCATTCATCACTGCCAACTCCTGGGGATGCTCGTCCATTAACACTAGTCTTTGAAAGTGGTGTTCATCATCCGCTTGGATCTAGTTCTGTTCCGTGTCATGAGTCGATTAATTCAGATGATGATGCTGAATCATTTGATGAACATGTGGCCACCATAAGTTGCGGCAGTCGTAAGAATAATGACTATTGGAAGGTTAATGTTATTG ATCAACATAATGTAATAGAAGAAGCTAAACTAAAGGTTGATGATGTTTTGTCACTCCCTGCGGGTAGAAAGGTGATACTTACATGCAATGAGCACTTGCAACCAATTGGTGACGCGGGTGGCCTCTTAAGCGGCTTTTTAGGAATTTTGGGAAGTGATTATAAGAAATTTCCTATATATCTTTTGTCTTGGCGTAAGGTCCCCAGAAAGGATGATGTGTACAATGACATTATAAAG AGGAAGTTTCATTTTGTGGATGTGGAAAACAAGATAAAACGATATATGCTGAAGAATCTAGGAAAGGTGTGGAAGGATACAAGGCATAGGCTATTTCACCAATTTTATGATCATACTTTGAGCATTGAAGAAAACATTGCAAGGCGTCCTTCTAGAATTGATGAAAATCATTGGAGATGGTTCATTGACTATCGCTTGTCAAAGAAAACACGG GAGATATGCAAGAAAAATGCTGAAAATAGGAAAAAACAATTATTCACCCATACTGGCGGTTCAAAAAGCATAGCTAGGAGGAAAGATGAAGAG GAACGACAATGTGGGAGGCGCATTAGTAGAGGAGAGATGTGGACTATAGTGCACAAGAGAAAGGATGGCTCTTATATCCATAATGAAGCTCAGGTTATTGGT GAAAAAATTACGAGTATTGAGCGTGATGACGCCTCCTCCAAAGCATTATCCCAAAATGATTCACTTTTTCAAGCTCTTGGAAAGGAGCACTTGGGTCGTGTTCGAGGTGTAGGTTCTGGGCCATGTCCTACTCAACTATTTGGTCAAAGTACACATCAACTGGGTCGAATGTCTTCATCAGTTAATCATGACATTCAAGTAGAGATGAATGTAATAAAGTCTCAATTAGAGGCTTCGAGATTACAGGTTCAAAATCTTGAGACGGAAATGAAACAGGAGAAGTTGAGGCGGCAAGCATTGGAAAAGGCTGTGAAATTTCTTATTGAACTACAAGGAAGCAATTTGCCACCTGAGATTGCTTCTGTGATGAATGCATTT gaTTCAGATAAGGTGAATGGACCAGTTTCACCTGGTGCAAGGCCGTCTTCCTCAGCTAGCCACGATGCTCAAAACCATGAATCTGACAATGATTGA
- the LOC130947772 gene encoding uncharacterized protein LOC130947772 isoform X1: MPSNKRLKVTASTTEKSSLAVPPSRSSAQPIPSSCGDLCPVLPARKDPHSSLPTPGDARPLTLVFESGVHHPLGSSSVPCHESINSDDDAESFDEHVATISCGSRKNNDYWKVNVIDDKSEKLSLVLDQHNVIEEAKLKVDDVLSLPAGRKVILTCNEHLQPIGDAGGLLSGFLGILGSDYKKFPIYLLSWRKVPRKDDVYNDIIKRKFHFVDVENKIKRYMLKNLGKVWKDTRHRLFHQFYDHTLSIEENIARRPSRIDENHWRWFIDYRLSKKTREICKKNAENRKKQLFTHTGGSKSIARRKDEEERQCGRRISRGEMWTIVHKRKDGSYIHNEAQVIGEKITSIERDDASSKALSQNDSLFQALGKEHLGRVRGVGSGPCPTQLFGQSTHQLGRMSSSVNHDIQVEMNVIKSQLEASRLQVQNLETEMKQEKLRRQALEKAVKFLIELQGSNLPPEIASVMNAFDSDKVNGPVSPGARPSSSASHDAQNHESDND; the protein is encoded by the exons ATGCCTAGTAATAAACGTTTGAAAGTTACAGCATCCACTACAGAGAAATCAAGCCTAGCTGTTCCACCATCGCGTAGCAGTGCCCAACCTATTCCATCATCCTGCGGTGATCTTTGTCCAGTACTTCCAGCCCGGAAGGATCCTCATTCATCACTGCCAACTCCTGGGGATGCTCGTCCATTAACACTAGTCTTTGAAAGTGGTGTTCATCATCCGCTTGGATCTAGTTCTGTTCCGTGTCATGAGTCGATTAATTCAGATGATGATGCTGAATCATTTGATGAACATGTGGCCACCATAAGTTGCGGCAGTCGTAAGAATAATGACTATTGGAAGGTTAATGTTATTG ATGACAAATCAGAGAAGTTATCATTGGTTTTAGATCAACATAATGTAATAGAAGAAGCTAAACTAAAGGTTGATGATGTTTTGTCACTCCCTGCGGGTAGAAAGGTGATACTTACATGCAATGAGCACTTGCAACCAATTGGTGACGCGGGTGGCCTCTTAAGCGGCTTTTTAGGAATTTTGGGAAGTGATTATAAGAAATTTCCTATATATCTTTTGTCTTGGCGTAAGGTCCCCAGAAAGGATGATGTGTACAATGACATTATAAAG AGGAAGTTTCATTTTGTGGATGTGGAAAACAAGATAAAACGATATATGCTGAAGAATCTAGGAAAGGTGTGGAAGGATACAAGGCATAGGCTATTTCACCAATTTTATGATCATACTTTGAGCATTGAAGAAAACATTGCAAGGCGTCCTTCTAGAATTGATGAAAATCATTGGAGATGGTTCATTGACTATCGCTTGTCAAAGAAAACACGG GAGATATGCAAGAAAAATGCTGAAAATAGGAAAAAACAATTATTCACCCATACTGGCGGTTCAAAAAGCATAGCTAGGAGGAAAGATGAAGAG GAACGACAATGTGGGAGGCGCATTAGTAGAGGAGAGATGTGGACTATAGTGCACAAGAGAAAGGATGGCTCTTATATCCATAATGAAGCTCAGGTTATTGGT GAAAAAATTACGAGTATTGAGCGTGATGACGCCTCCTCCAAAGCATTATCCCAAAATGATTCACTTTTTCAAGCTCTTGGAAAGGAGCACTTGGGTCGTGTTCGAGGTGTAGGTTCTGGGCCATGTCCTACTCAACTATTTGGTCAAAGTACACATCAACTGGGTCGAATGTCTTCATCAGTTAATCATGACATTCAAGTAGAGATGAATGTAATAAAGTCTCAATTAGAGGCTTCGAGATTACAGGTTCAAAATCTTGAGACGGAAATGAAACAGGAGAAGTTGAGGCGGCAAGCATTGGAAAAGGCTGTGAAATTTCTTATTGAACTACAAGGAAGCAATTTGCCACCTGAGATTGCTTCTGTGATGAATGCATTT gaTTCAGATAAGGTGAATGGACCAGTTTCACCTGGTGCAAGGCCGTCTTCCTCAGCTAGCCACGATGCTCAAAACCATGAATCTGACAATGATTGA